A single Pseudochaenichthys georgianus chromosome 10, fPseGeo1.2, whole genome shotgun sequence DNA region contains:
- the LOC117453784 gene encoding SLC35A4 upstream open reading frame protein-like has protein sequence MAGDKDPLKQLKDLTQLKSQLEEIQRRVENEVTLGIPQGGSVLGSPFLKGFLAGYAVAKLRSSAFLGLLVGTATGIYAAQNYPVPNIERTVKDYINSLKKGPK, from the exons ATGGCGGGTGACAAG gATCCCCTGAAACAGTTGAAAGATCTGACGCAGCTCAAAAGTCAGTTGGAGGAAATCCAGAGGCGAGTGGAGAACGAAGTGACTCTAGGAATCCCTCAG GGAGGCTCAGTGTTGGGATCACCATTTCTGAAGGGCTTTCTGGCCGGCTATGCGGTGGCCAAGCTACGTTCCTCTGCCTTCCTGGGACTACTAGTGGGTACAGCCACTGGTATATACGCGGCACAGAACTATCCAGTGCCCAACATTGAACGGACGGTGAAAGACTATATAAACAGCTTGAAGAAAGGACCAAAATAA
- the LOC117453783 gene encoding probable UDP-sugar transporter protein SLC35A4, translating to MIAVQNIGTRSPARIRRQWVKRVLWGVLFGLMVLIYGSHAPLITLTKVDGQVPFNPSSCVFMIELSKLLVSLASLVLTEGTSALQAPPPLLRVAPYAVPALLYALNNNLVVLMQAYMDPSSYQVLSNLKIASTALLYSFCLGKRLRPSQWLALGLLMCAGVCHSYSSLDLGDPGRVEAEEGPRIHITAWGLFLVLVYCCVSGLAAVYTERVLKSQKLPLSLQNIYLYVFGVAINGLSSFSFITGEKSFLEGYSGVVWVIIAGQAANGLLMSVVLKHGSGITRLFVISCSMLVNALLSWAMLGLQLTPFFLLPVSMIGLAAYLYYR from the coding sequence ATGATTGCGGTCCAGAATATTGGGACCAGATCCCCAGCAAGGATCaggagacagtgggtgaaaaggGTTCTGTGGGGGGTCCTCTTTGGGCTGATGGTCCTTATCTATGGCTCTCATGCCCCACTCATCACCCTCACCAAGGTGGATGGTCAAGTCCCTTTCAACCCATCATCATGTGTTTTTATGATTGAATTATCCAAACTCCTGGTTTCTCTGGCCTCTCTTGTTCTAACCGAGGGTACATCCGCCTTACAAGCTCCTCCACCTCTCCTCCGCGTGGCCCCCTACGCAGTCCCTGCCCTCCTCTACGCCCTCAACAACAACCTAGTGGTTCTCATGCAGGCCTACATGGACCCAAGCTCATACCAGGTTCTTTCTAACCTGAAAATTGCCTCCACCGCCCTGCTGTACTCCTTCTGCCTGGGCAAGAGGCTCCGTCCTTCTCAGTGGTTAGCTCTGGGGCTTCTCATGTGCGCAGGGGTGTGCCACAGCTACAGCAGTCTGGATCTAGGAGACCCCGGGAGGGTTGAAGCGGAGGAAGGTCCCAGGATTCATATCACAGCTTGGGGGCTTTTCCTTGTGCTGGTGTACTGCTGTGTTTCAGGGCTGGCAGCAGTTTACACAGAGAGGGTCCTGAAGAGCCAGAAGCTGCCCCTCAGCCTGCAGAATATCTACCTCTATGTGTTCGGTGTGGCCATCAACGggctctcctccttctcctttaTAACAGGGGAGAAGAGCTTTCTGGAGGGATACTCGGGGGTGGTTTGGGTTATTATAGCGGGGCAGGCAGCCAACGGTCTCCTCATGTCTGTGGTGCTGAAGCACGGCAGTGGGATCACCAGACTGTTCGTCATTTCCTGCTCCATGCTGGTGAATGCTCTGCTGTCTTGGGCCATGTTAGGGCTGCAGCTCACGCCTTTCTTCCTCCTACCTGTTTCTATGATTGGACTGGCAGCTTACCTTTACTACAGATAG
- the golga6l9 gene encoding golgin subfamily A member 6-like protein 9: MERDLAQEQLPTEGPQRELLVLSGERRVLVLQMEALRDEAQQAETDLQNLYQKHQTELHCLREESLQVFRVFRQVCEEQRRMSEDRYRSVLLEAVQDAVYLSAQNQQLQADNRQLRKALGELKDTLAVRGDPTAELSSQLQ, translated from the exons atggagagAGACTTGGCTCAGGAACAGCTACCG ACAGAAGGCCCCCAGAGAGAGCTGCTGGTGCTGAGCGGAGAGAGGAGGGTCCTGGTGCTGCAGATGGAGGCCCTGCGCGACGAGGCCCAGCAGGCTGAGACCGACCTGCAGAATCTATAtcagaaacaccaaacagagCTGCACTGTCTCAGAGAAGAGAGCCTGCAG GTGTTCAGAGTGTTTCGTCAGGTGTGTGAGGAGCAGAGGAGGATGTCTGAGGACAGGTACCGGAGCGTGCTGCTGGAGGCGGTGCAGGACGCCGTCTACCTGTCGGCCCAGAACCAGCAGCTGCAGGCGGACAACAGACAGCTCCGTAAAG CACTCGGAGAGTTAAAGGATACTCTAGCTGTGCGAGGTGATCCTACTGCTGAACTGTCATCACAACTACAATAA
- the cd74a gene encoding CD74 molecule, major histocompatibility complex, class II invariant chain a yields the protein MADHAEESLLATGSLAGSEEVLVIPEVPARSSNKRALKVAGLTTLACLLLASQVFTAYMVFDQKQQIHSLTKSSERLDKQLSRPVKAPIKMHMPMRSFPLLTAFTSEVEAKTPLTKLQDTVSSMETQLKDLMQNPQLPQFNETFLANLQSMKQHVNESEWTSFESWMRYWLIFQMAQKEPAPPAAKPVTVIKTNCQIKADLGEAKVGFYKPQCDERGNYLSMQCWHGIGYCWCVDSEGTAVEGTRMRGHPECQTGIPRRMEFAPMLMQKTLIPDD from the exons ATGGCCGACCATGCAGAAGAGTCCCTCCTGGCCACAGGGAGTCTGGCTGGCAGTGAAGAAGTCCTCGTTATCCCCGAAGTTCCCGCAAG gagctccaacaaacGTGCCTTGAAGGTGGCCGGCCTGACGACCCTGGCCTGTCTGCTGCTGGCCAGCCAGGTCTTCACTGCCTACATGGTGTTCGACCAGAAGCAGCAGATCCACTCTCTGACGAAAAGCTCTGAGAGATTAGACAAACAGCTGTCCCGCCCAGTCAAGG CTCCAATAAAGATGCACATGCCAATGAGAAGCTTTCCTCTGCTGACGGCCTTCACTTCAGAAGTGGAAGCCAAGACACCCCTGACT AAACTTCAGGACACTGTTTCCAGCATGGAGACTCAGCTGAAGGATCTCATGCAG AACCCCCAGCTGCCGCAGTTCAACGAGACTTTCCTGGCCAACCTGCAGAGCATGAAGCAGCATGTGAACGAGAGCGAGTGGACG AGCTTTGAGTCCTGGATGCGTTACTGGCTGATCTTCCAGATGGCCCAGAAGGAGCCTGCACCCCCAGCCGCTAAGCCAG TCACTGTCATCAAGACCAATTGTCAGATCAAGGCAGATCTTGGAGAGGCCAAGGTCGGTTTCTACAAGCCCCAGTGTGACGAGCGCGGGAACTACCTGTCCATGCAGTGCTGGCACGGCATCGGCTACTGCTGGTGTGTGGACTCAGAGGGCACGGCCGTCGAGGGCACCCGGATGCGCGGCCACCCCGAAtgtcagacag GGATTCCTCGTCGTATGGAGTTTGCACCTATGCTGATGCAGAAGACCCTCATCCCTGATG ATTAG